A single Halarcobacter anaerophilus DNA region contains:
- a CDS encoding HD domain-containing protein, which produces MQSLPKEYSKGKNNIQNRIINDTIYNHIQYTKLEDKLLQTKIVNRLQFITQNALAYFSYPSITTKRFIHSLGTMHLSSFIFKNSLLNADKQTKDDFLKTLKRVVKNVIKDNDLNIKIDDLSYFDNKALYQFTIPTKNKKDRVVYTIILQTIRVVALLHDVGHLPFSHQVENSLKNVYDSLKNHKKLNAKQLEFKEFYEKVTQKERLVLHEAIGKNLLTLLLDYEVFDFITLKEEKDYIKLIKILSSYILENRVYKNFDFKVLHRIVDSTVDADRLDYINRDMLASGYITGPSDFIRITKEAVLVKDEKEFYVSYFDMGLIDIEHMLEMRFNLYKKVIFNHGIAKTDALLENVVQYLCTKYFQSRVIDDKPSNSISMLWKFFNQKENEIKLDIISMLDENWLITFFKNEYFTIKNKRELSQEDYKYKYCFEEVLFGKRFFRSPWKNLNEFYKVLGFTTVQRYQFRESFGYINKNRYKKLRDMLEEFILKYESKEKDLFFTYQIVSFKIGIEKDFRLYDGENIIFMDEISTVRKRLKQSMLNTVPFYIYSNSKELSFEMKEDLREILFEVFKD; this is translated from the coding sequence TTGCAGAGTTTACCGAAAGAATATTCGAAAGGAAAAAATAACATACAAAACAGAATAATAAACGATACGATATATAATCATATTCAGTATACAAAACTTGAAGATAAACTTCTTCAAACAAAGATTGTAAATAGGCTACAGTTTATTACCCAAAACGCTTTAGCCTATTTTTCATACCCTTCTATTACCACAAAAAGATTTATCCACTCTTTGGGAACTATGCATTTAAGCTCTTTTATCTTCAAAAATTCACTTTTAAATGCAGATAAGCAGACAAAAGACGATTTTTTAAAAACATTAAAAAGAGTTGTAAAAAATGTAATAAAAGATAATGATCTAAATATAAAAATAGATGATTTAAGCTATTTTGACAATAAAGCTTTATATCAATTTACCATTCCTACTAAAAATAAAAAAGACAGAGTTGTTTATACAATTATTTTACAAACAATAAGAGTTGTTGCTCTTCTTCACGATGTAGGTCATTTGCCTTTTTCCCACCAAGTTGAAAATTCTTTAAAAAATGTTTATGATTCTTTAAAAAACCATAAAAAATTAAATGCAAAACAACTTGAATTTAAAGAGTTTTACGAAAAAGTAACACAAAAAGAGAGACTTGTTTTACATGAAGCAATAGGTAAAAATTTACTAACTCTTCTTTTGGATTATGAAGTTTTTGATTTTATTACTTTAAAAGAGGAGAAAGATTATATAAAACTAATAAAAATACTATCTTCATATATTTTGGAAAACCGGGTTTATAAAAACTTTGATTTTAAAGTTTTGCATAGAATCGTAGATAGTACGGTTGATGCCGACAGATTGGATTATATAAACAGAGATATGCTTGCAAGCGGTTATATAACAGGACCTAGTGATTTTATAAGAATAACAAAAGAGGCTGTTTTAGTAAAAGATGAAAAAGAGTTTTACGTAAGTTATTTTGATATGGGTTTAATCGATATAGAACATATGCTTGAGATGAGATTTAATCTTTATAAAAAAGTGATTTTTAACCATGGAATCGCAAAAACAGATGCCCTGCTTGAAAATGTCGTCCAATATCTTTGTACTAAATATTTTCAAAGCAGAGTAATAGATGACAAACCTTCAAACTCTATCTCTATGTTGTGGAAGTTTTTTAACCAAAAAGAGAATGAAATAAAACTTGATATTATAAGTATGCTTGATGAAAACTGGCTTATCACATTTTTCAAAAACGAATACTTTACCATAAAAAACAAAAGAGAGCTTTCACAAGAGGATTATAAATATAAATACTGTTTTGAAGAGGTTCTTTTCGGTAAAAGATTTTTTAGATCACCTTGGAAAAATCTAAACGAATTTTATAAAGTCTTAGGCTTTACGACTGTTCAAAGATATCAATTTAGAGAGAGTTTCGGATATATAAATAAAAATAGATATAAAAAACTAAGAGATATGCTTGAAGAGTTTATTTTAAAATATGAATCAAAAGAGAAAGATCTTTTTTTTACTTATCAAATAGTATCTTTTAAAATAGGTATAGAAAAAGATTTCAGGCTATATGACGGAGAGAATATTATCTTTATGGATGAAATTTCAACTGTTAGAAAAAGACTTAAACAATCTATGTTAAATACTGTTCCTTTTTATATTTATTCAAACAGCAAAGAGCTTAGTTTTGAGATGAAAGAGGATTTAAGAGAGATTCTTTTTGAAGTTTTTAAAGATTAA
- a CDS encoding PhoH family protein, with the protein MKEKVYVLDTNIILQNVQNLSRISDNKTNTIVIPETVLIELEDKKKLTNELGYYSREFARLLARMKIKEVDYKPGFKVVKLFNEELNLHIISKDKYDSQIEQAHLSESNDKRIIEAAAVAQEYYKGAQTLFLSLDVYARTFALFKGIKAETLHDDKSTVPNFQFVKYIKLDSSLFNSLEGSNIKKFDEEYTYENFCYIFESEDGNSAYAIILNERISILDETDFKALQVKPVNLKQKLFMKAILTDMFDLLVIDAKAGSGKTLMSIVSAMRLIDLGHYDKIVYVRNSIESLDKGADVGYLAGNDEKFRVYNMALQDTLEFIAKKHLKKSENRENKESIESKISELTSRYCIETLWPGEARGRTLSEAIVIMDEWQNSSEKTTQLILSRLDESCMAVVIGSNRQIDNLYLNKYNNGLTTLLKQTRETHPEINMFAIELEKAVRGKFAEFTERIFERKK; encoded by the coding sequence ATGAAAGAAAAAGTTTATGTTTTAGATACAAATATCATCTTACAAAATGTGCAAAACTTAAGTAGAATATCTGACAATAAAACAAATACAATTGTAATTCCCGAAACAGTTTTAATTGAATTAGAGGACAAAAAGAAACTGACTAACGAGTTAGGTTACTACTCTAGAGAATTTGCACGGCTTTTGGCAAGAATGAAGATAAAAGAGGTTGATTATAAACCTGGGTTTAAAGTTGTAAAACTTTTTAATGAAGAGCTTAATTTACATATTATTTCAAAAGATAAATATGATTCCCAAATTGAACAAGCTCATTTAAGCGAAAGCAACGATAAAAGAATAATCGAAGCAGCAGCAGTTGCCCAAGAGTACTATAAAGGGGCACAAACTCTTTTTTTATCTTTAGATGTTTACGCTAGAACTTTTGCTCTTTTTAAGGGGATAAAAGCCGAAACTTTGCATGATGACAAATCAACGGTTCCTAATTTTCAGTTTGTAAAATATATCAAACTTGACTCTTCACTTTTTAACTCTCTTGAAGGTTCAAATATTAAAAAATTCGATGAAGAGTATACTTATGAAAATTTTTGTTATATTTTTGAAAGTGAAGACGGAAACTCAGCTTATGCAATTATTTTAAACGAAAGAATCAGTATTTTAGATGAAACGGATTTTAAAGCTTTACAGGTAAAACCTGTTAATTTAAAACAGAAACTATTTATGAAAGCTATTTTAACGGATATGTTTGATTTGCTGGTAATTGATGCAAAAGCAGGTTCGGGTAAAACTTTAATGTCTATAGTAAGCGCGATGAGACTTATTGATTTAGGGCATTATGATAAAATCGTATATGTTAGAAACTCTATTGAATCTTTAGACAAAGGTGCCGATGTAGGGTATTTAGCAGGAAATGACGAAAAATTTAGAGTTTACAATATGGCATTGCAAGATACTTTGGAGTTTATTGCAAAAAAACATCTTAAAAAAAGTGAGAACAGAGAAAACAAAGAATCAATAGAATCAAAAATTTCAGAACTTACTTCAAGATACTGTATAGAGACTTTATGGCCCGGAGAAGCAAGAGGTAGAACTTTGTCTGAAGCTATTGTTATAATGGATGAGTGGCAAAACTCAAGTGAAAAAACAACACAGCTTATTTTAAGCAGACTTGATGAATCTTGTATGGCAGTTGTCATAGGTTCTAACAGACAAATCGATAATCTTTATTTAAACAAATATAATAACGGTCTTACTACGCTTTTAAAACAAACAAGAGAGACTCACCCTGAGATAAATATGTTTGCAATAGAGTTAGAAAAAGCAGTTCGAGGTAAGTTTGCAGAGTTTACCGAAAGAATATTCGAAAGGAAAAAATAA
- the dbpA gene encoding ATP-dependent RNA helicase DbpA produces the protein MEFSSLNISKEFKENIKSLGFAQMTTIQSLCINPILEKKDVIVQSKTGSGKTVAFSIPLVNKLEVKKYKIQALILAPTRELANQIAVEIRKLSRHIPNVKVLTLCGGTPYKPQVASLQRGAHIVVGTVGRVLQHINETKVDFSNINTLVLDEADKMLDMGFYDEILKIVEYLPKQRQSLLFSATYLKDIETLSKKILKEPLFIKNEETHEKESINQKLYEVESENKTSLLLSLIERYKMDSLLIFCNTKLNCDELADDLEYLGIDVLTLHSDFDQRQRDETVILFANGSYPVLITTDILSRGIDIKDIKYVVNYDIPRDETIYTHRIGRTARGESSGVAITFYEKEESYKVTAIKEKFPDIEFNDYEKIEEKSDFIIKPEYKTMMILAGKKQKLRAGDILGSLTAGIGLKKEDIGKINILDFFSYVAIKEEVFKEAFSKLQRTKIKGKFFKLYEK, from the coding sequence ATAGAGTTTTCCTCTTTGAATATTTCAAAAGAGTTTAAAGAAAACATAAAATCTTTAGGCTTTGCACAAATGACTACAATACAGTCTTTGTGTATAAATCCTATTTTAGAAAAAAAAGACGTAATAGTTCAATCAAAAACAGGTTCTGGAAAGACTGTAGCTTTTAGTATTCCTTTAGTAAATAAACTAGAAGTTAAAAAATATAAAATCCAGGCTTTGATTTTAGCCCCCACAAGAGAACTTGCAAATCAAATTGCAGTAGAGATAAGAAAACTAAGCAGACATATACCCAATGTGAAAGTCCTTACTCTTTGCGGAGGAACACCTTATAAACCTCAGGTTGCCTCGTTGCAAAGAGGAGCCCATATTGTAGTGGGAACTGTGGGACGAGTTTTACAGCATATAAATGAAACAAAAGTAGATTTCTCAAATATTAATACTCTTGTTTTAGATGAAGCGGATAAAATGCTTGATATGGGATTTTATGATGAGATTTTAAAAATTGTCGAATATCTTCCAAAACAGAGACAGAGTCTGCTTTTTTCAGCGACTTATTTAAAAGATATAGAAACTTTATCGAAAAAGATTCTAAAAGAGCCACTTTTTATAAAAAATGAAGAGACTCATGAAAAAGAGTCTATTAATCAAAAACTTTATGAAGTAGAGAGTGAAAATAAAACTTCGCTTCTTTTATCTTTAATAGAGAGATATAAAATGGATTCTCTTTTAATTTTTTGCAATACAAAGTTAAACTGCGATGAACTAGCAGATGATTTGGAATACTTGGGAATAGATGTTTTAACTCTTCACTCCGATTTTGATCAAAGACAAAGAGACGAAACCGTAATTTTATTTGCAAACGGGTCTTATCCTGTTTTAATTACTACGGATATTTTATCCAGAGGAATTGATATTAAAGATATTAAATATGTAGTAAATTATGATATTCCAAGAGATGAAACTATTTACACACATAGAATAGGAAGAACGGCAAGAGGAGAGAGCAGTGGAGTTGCTATAACCTTCTATGAAAAAGAGGAATCTTATAAAGTTACTGCAATAAAAGAAAAGTTTCCCGATATCGAGTTTAACGATTATGAAAAAATAGAAGAAAAAAGTGATTTTATAATAAAACCTGAATATAAAACAATGATGATACTAGCAGGTAAAAAACAGAAGTTAAGAGCAGGGGATATTTTAGGCAGTTTGACTGCTGGTATAGGTTTAAAAAAAGAGGATATAGGAAAAATCAATATTTTAGATTTTTTCTCTTATGTTGCTATAAAAGAAGAGGTTTTTAAAGAAGCATTTTCTAAACTTCAAAGAACAAAAATAAAAGGCAAATTTTTTAAACTATATGAAAAATAG
- a CDS encoding DedA family protein: protein MEEIIKDWGYIALFLYSFGGGFVGLVIAGVLSFTGDLNLFISMAVAGVSNFIGDQFLFYMARTNKKYAKQTMKKYGRKVALAHLWMRRYGSPVVFVQKYIYGIKTLIPLAMGLTKYSFKKFTIYNAIAAAVWACVVGYASYTMGQVILTYADDYKYYGVATILAIVFIVSYYFKKI from the coding sequence TTGGAAGAAATTATAAAAGATTGGGGTTATATTGCCCTGTTTTTGTACTCATTCGGAGGCGGTTTTGTAGGACTTGTAATAGCAGGAGTTTTGTCTTTTACGGGAGATTTAAATCTTTTTATCTCAATGGCTGTTGCAGGAGTTTCAAATTTTATAGGAGATCAGTTTCTTTTTTATATGGCAAGAACCAATAAAAAGTATGCAAAACAGACTATGAAAAAATATGGAAGAAAAGTAGCCCTTGCACATTTATGGATGAGAAGATACGGTTCACCTGTTGTATTTGTTCAAAAATATATATATGGGATAAAAACTTTAATACCTCTTGCTATGGGATTAACAAAATACTCTTTTAAAAAATTTACGATTTATAATGCAATAGCTGCGGCAGTTTGGGCTTGCGTGGTAGGATATGCCAGTTATACCATGGGACAAGTGATTTTAACTTATGCGGATGATTATAAATATTATGGTGTTGCTACTATCTTAGCCATTGTTTTTATAGTATCATACTATTTTAAAAAAATATAG
- a CDS encoding EAL domain-containing protein yields MKDLNAFYGFKNGDFILLQLYKLLKSKIKNEILSYLKHKVCIDIKNIHVDVFTITLIEDLEKADIINIKNIIYKNIISSQFFLHNSDVSIDIDITIGCSKGKGQELLVFAERALHNAKMNYIHFMYYDSKLFKSHFINEELLTTLHRNILDKTVEPFFQPIQDNKTSKIVKYEALMRLYDKEGNILMPQTFIEKARKYRLFNKLMEILILKVIDYIKKYKIDVSINLDYNDILNPTMKNIIIDNIKNSKVGSYITVEILESKKISNYYLVNDFINDLKAFNVKIAIDDFGSGFSNYEHILNINTDYIKLDGSLIKKIDEDIYYNLLKSIVLFSKEQNIKIVAEFVSNLKILRYVKSLDIDYSQGYYIGKPQRIEKIMENKIER; encoded by the coding sequence ATGAAAGATCTTAATGCTTTTTATGGATTCAAAAACGGAGATTTTATCCTTTTACAACTCTACAAACTTCTTAAAAGTAAAATAAAAAATGAAATTCTTTCTTATTTAAAGCACAAAGTGTGTATAGATATAAAAAATATTCATGTTGATGTTTTCACTATTACACTTATTGAAGATTTAGAAAAAGCCGACATAATAAATATAAAAAACATTATCTACAAAAATATAATAAGTTCTCAATTCTTTTTACATAACTCCGATGTTTCTATTGATATAGATATTACAATCGGCTGTTCAAAAGGGAAAGGTCAGGAACTTCTGGTTTTTGCCGAAAGGGCTTTGCACAATGCAAAAATGAACTATATCCATTTTATGTATTATGATTCCAAACTCTTTAAAAGTCATTTTATAAATGAAGAGCTTTTAACAACCCTGCATAGAAATATATTAGATAAAACAGTTGAACCTTTTTTCCAACCTATACAAGATAACAAAACTTCAAAAATAGTTAAATATGAAGCCTTAATGAGGCTTTATGATAAAGAAGGCAATATCCTAATGCCTCAAACTTTTATAGAAAAAGCCAGAAAATACAGACTCTTTAACAAACTAATGGAAATACTGATATTAAAAGTTATAGATTATATAAAAAAATATAAAATCGATGTAAGTATTAATCTTGATTATAACGATATTTTAAACCCTACAATGAAAAATATTATAATCGACAATATTAAAAACAGCAAAGTAGGAAGTTATATAACAGTTGAAATACTTGAAAGCAAAAAAATCAGCAACTACTATTTAGTAAATGATTTTATAAATGATTTAAAAGCCTTTAACGTAAAAATTGCTATAGATGATTTTGGTAGCGGTTTTTCAAATTATGAACATATTTTAAATATTAATACGGATTATATCAAACTTGACGGCAGTTTGATAAAAAAGATAGACGAAGATATATATTATAATTTATTAAAAAGTATTGTTTTGTTTAGTAAAGAACAAAATATAAAAATAGTAGCAGAGTTTGTCAGTAATTTAAAAATCTTAAGATATGTAAAATCACTTGACATTGATTACTCTCAAGGTTATTATATAGGCAAACCGCAGAGAATAGAGAAAATAATGGAGAATAAAATTGAAAGATAA
- a CDS encoding peptidylprolyl isomerase has product MARASARHLLVTTEELCNELKTRIENGEKFEDLAKEYSQCPSGDRGGDLGTFHQGEMVPEFDRVVFNEAVNVVHGPVKTQFGYHLLETTARED; this is encoded by the coding sequence ATGGCAAGAGCATCAGCTAGACATCTTTTAGTTACAACGGAAGAACTTTGTAATGAATTAAAAACAAGAATAGAAAACGGCGAAAAATTTGAAGATTTGGCAAAAGAGTATTCTCAATGTCCATCAGGAGACAGAGGTGGAGATTTAGGAACTTTTCATCAAGGTGAAATGGTACCTGAATTTGATAGAGTAGTTTTTAATGAAGCCGTAAATGTAGTACACGGACCTGTTAAAACTCAATTTGGATATCATCTTTTAGAAACAACTGCAAGAGAAGATTAA
- a CDS encoding diguanylate cyclase domain-containing protein codes for MKDKLREITDSTINELLGNEIILPSNYFQCFDKNAKNIDIDLKSEDFEKELNQLILDEFNSINSYVNDAMKTIDNVADITKEAEKAIEQNDSLLLKNLYNQITTLKKELLEMTNNIYKDYLTKLYNKKWLYFKYLDEKANFKESAIVVLIDITDYYYISKTYNKLIANNLLIYISKCLNKAFIDEQLKFKTIRFLTNKLIIIFDEESLSQIRSVVNTISDSLFETTLQSNSGILIKPTFDYSFIEVKKNQSFHTSLESLTKKIKEEQNKIV; via the coding sequence TTGAAAGATAAATTAAGAGAAATTACAGACTCCACAATAAATGAGCTATTGGGAAATGAGATAATTTTACCCTCTAACTATTTCCAATGTTTTGATAAAAATGCAAAAAATATTGATATCGATTTAAAAAGCGAGGACTTTGAAAAAGAGTTAAATCAGCTTATTTTAGATGAATTCAATTCAATAAACTCTTATGTAAACGATGCAATGAAAACAATCGACAATGTCGCAGATATTACAAAAGAGGCAGAAAAAGCTATTGAACAAAACGATTCACTGCTTTTAAAAAATTTGTATAATCAGATTACGACTTTAAAAAAAGAACTTTTAGAGATGACTAACAATATTTATAAAGATTATTTAACAAAACTTTATAATAAAAAATGGCTCTATTTTAAATATTTAGATGAAAAAGCAAACTTTAAAGAGAGCGCAATCGTTGTTTTAATAGATATTACAGACTACTATTATATATCAAAAACATATAATAAATTAATTGCAAACAATCTTTTAATTTATATTTCAAAATGTTTAAATAAAGCCTTTATAGACGAACAATTAAAATTTAAGACAATAAGATTTTTAACAAACAAATTAATAATAATCTTTGATGAAGAGAGTTTAAGTCAGATTAGATCTGTCGTAAATACAATTTCTGATTCACTCTTTGAAACAACACTTCAAAGTAATTCGGGAATTTTGATAAAACCTACTTTTGATTATTCATTTATCGAAGTTAAAAAGAATCAATCTTTTCATACCTCATTAGAGTCTCTTACAAAAAAAATCAAAGAAGAGCAGAATAAAATAGTTTAA
- a CDS encoding 5-oxoprolinase subunit C family protein: MSGFEVLKAGAFTLIEDFGRFSYMNLGVTNSGFMDEYAALTAHKLLDNNFDENLLEIAFAGLKLKALGETTISVTGAKCHFKINEVEKNIWQTYKIKKGDLIQIDKILEGQRVYLAVKNGFKIKKELGSSSVTIKENLGGVEGRQVKNQDFLPYEEFKQFVSKRLKKEYIPKYEKEVKLRVILSYQEGDFSEEEKDKFFNSTYTITPDFNRMACKLKGEKIKADIDGIISEGIAFGAIQIPKDGEPIILLKERQTIGGYPKIGSVLSIDCFKLAQMKTNQKVTFESIDILKAQKKVKLFYSALL; this comes from the coding sequence TCGGAAGATTCTCATATATGAACTTAGGTGTAACAAACTCAGGCTTTATGGATGAATATGCAGCTTTAACGGCACATAAACTTTTAGATAATAATTTTGATGAAAACCTTTTGGAAATTGCATTTGCAGGTCTAAAACTCAAAGCTTTAGGAGAAACAACAATCAGCGTAACAGGAGCTAAATGTCATTTTAAAATAAATGAAGTTGAAAAAAATATTTGGCAGACTTATAAAATAAAAAAAGGTGATTTAATCCAAATTGATAAAATTTTAGAAGGACAGAGAGTCTATTTGGCAGTAAAAAACGGCTTTAAGATTAAAAAAGAGCTGGGAAGTTCTTCTGTTACAATAAAAGAGAATCTTGGAGGAGTAGAAGGACGACAAGTTAAAAATCAAGATTTTCTGCCATATGAAGAGTTTAAGCAGTTTGTTTCAAAAAGATTAAAAAAAGAGTATATCCCAAAATATGAAAAAGAAGTTAAACTAAGAGTAATACTATCTTATCAAGAAGGAGATTTTTCAGAAGAAGAAAAAGATAAATTTTTTAATTCAACTTATACAATAACACCTGATTTTAATAGAATGGCATGCAAATTAAAAGGAGAAAAAATCAAAGCCGATATTGATGGAATCATATCAGAAGGCATTGCTTTTGGAGCAATTCAAATACCAAAAGACGGAGAGCCTATTATTCTTTTAAAAGAGAGACAAACAATCGGAGGTTATCCTAAAATAGGTTCTGTTTTATCTATTGATTGTTTTAAATTAGCCCAAATGAAAACAAACCAAAAAGTAACATTTGAGTCTATTGATATTTTAAAGGCTCAAAAAAAAGTTAAACTATTTTATTCTGCTCTTCTTTGA